In Proteus vulgaris, one DNA window encodes the following:
- a CDS encoding LysR family transcriptional regulator, with the protein MRTHLPLNALRAFEASARHLNFTKAALELYVTQGAVSQQVRMLEERLGVMLFKRLPRGLEMTDDAQILFSVLTTAFSDIERVFKQFERGEYRDVVSIATVGTFAIGWLLPRLAEFKQQYPRIEVNLRTNNNVVNLATEGLDFAIRFGEGLWPLTHNKALFSAPLTVLCSPKTAERLHYPTDLINENLYRSYREDEWSQWFEKADISPIKITGSIFDSSRLMVESAIYEGGVALAPANMFSREIESGQLIQPFKIEVELGKYWLTYLKSKPMTASMEIFQQWLMNEALKENNKIS; encoded by the coding sequence TTGAAGCATCCGCAAGACACCTTAATTTTACCAAAGCTGCATTAGAACTCTATGTCACCCAAGGCGCAGTGAGTCAACAGGTGAGAATGCTAGAAGAACGATTGGGCGTGATGCTTTTTAAGCGTTTGCCTCGTGGTTTGGAGATGACAGATGATGCACAGATCTTATTTTCGGTATTAACAACCGCATTTAGTGATATCGAACGGGTGTTTAAACAGTTCGAACGAGGTGAATATCGTGATGTTGTTTCGATTGCCACTGTGGGAACATTTGCTATTGGCTGGTTATTACCTCGATTGGCTGAATTTAAGCAACAATATCCAAGAATAGAAGTGAATTTAAGAACAAATAACAATGTGGTTAATTTGGCAACTGAAGGACTTGATTTTGCCATTCGATTTGGTGAAGGACTATGGCCTCTAACCCATAATAAAGCTTTATTCTCTGCACCATTAACAGTTTTGTGCTCACCAAAAACAGCAGAACGGTTACATTATCCAACTGACTTAATAAATGAAAACTTATATCGTTCTTATCGAGAAGATGAATGGTCACAATGGTTTGAAAAAGCAGATATATCGCCGATAAAAATAACAGGTTCTATTTTTGATTCTTCACGTTTAATGGTAGAAAGCGCGATTTATGAAGGTGGAGTTGCATTAGCGCCCGCAAATATGTTTTCAAGAGAAATAGAAAGCGGTCAGCTAATACAACCTTTTAAAATAGAAGTTGAATTGGGGAAGTATTGGTTAACGTATTTAAAATCAAAACCAATGACCGCATCAATGGAAATATTTCAGCAGTGGTTAATGAATGAAGCATTAAAAGAAAACAATAAAATATCTTAA